One region of Rhodothermus profundi genomic DNA includes:
- the csm6 gene encoding CRISPR-associated ring nuclease Csm6, protein MERYNLLIALGVSPAVLTETIWTLAIEHPQPAIPDEIHVVTTLTGERILRHRLFETPDEEGFSVWQRFCREVLQLEPESPEAPTWFIHVPLRGNGLKLDDIRTWDDDRRYAELCYQVVARLCADPEAPRVVASIAGGRKTMSAHLLTAFSLYARPQDESIHVLVHPEQSVLEDLTFFYPRSGGRQEVRIERVDLHLVRFRQQLEELARLHRRLPCR, encoded by the coding sequence ATGGAACGCTACAACCTGTTAATTGCGCTGGGTGTGTCGCCGGCCGTCCTCACCGAAACCATCTGGACGCTGGCCATCGAACACCCCCAACCGGCTATTCCAGACGAGATTCACGTGGTCACAACCCTTACCGGTGAGCGGATTTTGCGCCACCGGCTCTTTGAAACACCTGATGAGGAAGGCTTTTCGGTATGGCAGCGTTTCTGCCGAGAGGTGCTTCAGTTGGAACCAGAGAGCCCGGAGGCGCCCACCTGGTTTATTCATGTCCCACTGCGCGGGAATGGGCTCAAGCTGGACGACATCCGCACCTGGGACGACGATCGGCGTTATGCCGAGCTGTGTTACCAGGTGGTAGCCCGGCTCTGCGCCGATCCCGAGGCGCCTCGTGTGGTGGCCTCTATTGCAGGCGGCCGTAAGACCATGAGTGCACACCTGCTCACTGCATTTTCCCTGTATGCCCGCCCGCAGGACGAGAGTATCCACGTATTGGTCCATCCAGAGCAGTCCGTGCTTGAAGACCTCACGTTTTTCTATCCACGTTCGGGAGGCCGGCAGGAAGTGCGGATCGAGCGAGTCGATTTACACTTGGTTCGATTTCGGCAGCAACTGGAAGAGCTCGCCCGTCTTCATCGCCGCCTGCCCTGCAGGTGA
- a CDS encoding CRISPR-associated protein, which produces MLINLSNHPATSWGAPQRAAAAPYGPIEDWPFPAIPPEWDDRQVAALAQRYARRITDRLREAGPGPHAVHVMGEQTFTCTLVRLLQQKGILCLAATSHRIVEEDPTRGRKIAYFRFVRFRKYPVCLQSS; this is translated from the coding sequence ATGTTGATCAATCTGAGTAATCATCCTGCGACCTCCTGGGGAGCGCCGCAGCGCGCCGCTGCGGCGCCCTATGGTCCGATTGAAGACTGGCCCTTTCCGGCGATCCCGCCAGAATGGGACGATCGGCAGGTGGCAGCGCTGGCGCAGCGCTATGCCCGTCGAATCACAGACCGGCTTCGGGAAGCGGGCCCGGGCCCTCACGCGGTGCACGTCATGGGCGAGCAGACCTTCACCTGCACGCTGGTGCGGTTACTGCAGCAGAAGGGGATCCTCTGCCTGGCAGCCACCTCGCACCGCATCGTTGAAGAAGATCCCACACGTGGCAGAAAAATTGCCTATTTTCGATTTGTACGCTTTCGGAAGTATCCTGTCTGTCTCCAATCTTCATAA
- the csx2 gene encoding TIGR02221 family CRISPR-associated protein — translation MRVQISFLGIGNYQCCTYCWEDQRHTTRYFQEAVYRFFRPERCLIFMTREAEEKHGCWIKQIIEYEPVYIPEGKNEEELWEIFNVLTHHIADEDILIVDVTHGLRTQPMLSLAALYYLRVTRNVEIERIVYGAYDARNHADEAPVFDLTPFLRLIEWSVAAHLFIRYGQAGELAQLLREIHRLTYVESTDTKARHAQRTAGWLEGFSRGMSLVRLTEVLQQHARQLPQALQQVREDILNIPRLRPFGLLLDQTARRVQPLQHPHPYSYEGLQAQAALIRLLLNFGLVQQAITVAREAMVTRQALDAGYDPLHEREKAEEALNQLAKGLQDPETRRAYTGARHALAKLWNELTNVRNDINHAGMRAQPLQTDALFRRACELAESAAEWIERDVDQSE, via the coding sequence ATGCGCGTGCAGATTTCATTTCTGGGGATCGGAAACTATCAATGCTGCACCTACTGCTGGGAGGATCAGCGCCACACGACACGCTACTTCCAGGAAGCCGTCTATCGCTTCTTTCGTCCAGAACGATGCCTTATTTTTATGACCAGAGAAGCAGAAGAAAAACATGGATGTTGGATAAAACAGATTATTGAATATGAACCTGTTTATATTCCTGAAGGTAAAAATGAAGAAGAGCTCTGGGAAATTTTCAATGTGCTGACGCATCACATTGCAGATGAGGATATATTGATTGTTGATGTTACCCATGGTCTTCGAACGCAGCCTATGCTGTCTCTGGCGGCGCTGTATTATCTACGCGTCACACGAAACGTAGAAATTGAGCGCATTGTTTATGGAGCATATGACGCCAGAAATCATGCAGATGAAGCACCGGTCTTTGACCTGACCCCCTTTCTGAGGCTGATCGAATGGAGCGTTGCAGCGCATCTGTTCATTCGTTATGGCCAGGCAGGCGAGCTGGCGCAGCTGCTACGGGAGATCCACCGCCTGACCTATGTGGAGTCTACCGACACAAAGGCCCGGCATGCGCAGCGCACGGCCGGATGGCTGGAAGGATTTTCAAGGGGAATGAGTCTGGTGCGACTGACAGAAGTCCTTCAGCAGCATGCCCGTCAGCTGCCCCAGGCGCTGCAGCAGGTCCGGGAAGATATTCTGAATATCCCGAGATTGCGACCGTTCGGGTTATTACTGGACCAGACAGCCCGGCGGGTGCAGCCGCTTCAGCACCCCCACCCCTATTCGTACGAAGGGCTTCAGGCGCAGGCGGCTTTAATCCGGCTCCTCCTGAATTTCGGCCTGGTGCAGCAGGCCATCACCGTAGCCCGCGAAGCCATGGTGACCCGGCAGGCGCTGGATGCAGGATATGACCCGCTGCATGAGCGAGAAAAAGCAGAAGAAGCGCTTAACCAGCTGGCCAAGGGCCTGCAAGACCCGGAAACGCGTCGTGCGTACACGGGCGCTCGCCACGCGCTGGCCAAGCTCTGGAACGAGCTGACCAACGTGCGCAACGATATCAACCATGCTGGCATGAGAGCCCAGCCGCTGCAAACTGACGCTCTTTTTAGAAGAGCATGCGAGCTGGCAGAATCGGCAGCGGAATGGATTGAACGCGATGTTGATCAATCTGAGTAA
- a CDS encoding DUF4236 domain-containing protein codes for MPFQLYKTFCLGPIRLTISHRGLGISIGARGLRIGRTPGGRPYIRLGRGRWRLERRSPRRRKNA; via the coding sequence ATGCCGTTCCAGCTTTATAAGACATTTTGTCTGGGCCCGATTCGTCTGACAATCAGCCATCGGGGTCTTGGCATTAGCATTGGTGCTCGGGGCCTGCGCATCGGCCGCACCCCCGGCGGCCGCCCCTATATTCGGCTGGGTCGTGGCCGCTGGCGTCTGGAGCGCCGCTCGCCCAGACGACGTAAAAACGCATAA
- a CDS encoding N-acetylmuramoyl-L-alanine amidase: MQMQRWLVCWALLAGALAAQAQHRSDVVEQPVTLVAPTLKTIAGQTVWEARSDTLRAPFTGVLLRGTTSPGASLQGWIQLAGQDAWHALTIIRQQQATIFWAGYRSDSLLHAPFFRVRFEGEGVGELQIIEAGTFNHLDDTLRGAYKWRVLPGRPTGHIRAPHLIRRSEWGARPFIGAPSPQPYYEYETFHHTAGFAPRTYSEGIQEVRNIQRFHQDVRGWSDIGYHFLLDLEGRIYQGRPFADERIPFDQGPPLVIGAHVGGHNTGNIGVAIMGCFHPPEGGHCLDQLTPAARDSLVLLLAYLIDTYGIDPAHILGHREWPSASTACPGDNNMALLPAIRQEVAALLERGTRRPADVITEITVDADGVVRLRWQFVAVYNAQRLAIVRLAGSRADTVYQTTELESGEFADGMAPSAAQLVYQFVVVSDTGYPFVLQEDTVRLPYYTDWLRVVAFPSPFTERVQLRYYVRTTAWVEADLYDVLGRRVRLLMREYASGGWHGLSFSLPDVPAGVYFVHFRASLLGNRQFTKVLPVIYAGTR; encoded by the coding sequence ATGCAGATGCAACGATGGCTCGTGTGTTGGGCGCTGCTGGCTGGCGCTCTGGCTGCGCAGGCGCAGCATCGCTCCGATGTGGTTGAACAGCCGGTTACCCTGGTGGCTCCCACCCTCAAAACGATAGCGGGGCAAACCGTCTGGGAAGCGCGTAGCGATACGCTGCGCGCGCCCTTTACCGGGGTTCTGCTGAGAGGCACAACCTCACCCGGGGCGTCCTTGCAGGGGTGGATTCAACTGGCAGGACAAGATGCATGGCATGCGCTGACCATTATCCGTCAGCAACAGGCTACTATCTTCTGGGCAGGCTATCGAAGCGACAGCCTGCTGCACGCCCCGTTTTTCCGCGTGCGATTTGAAGGAGAAGGAGTAGGGGAGCTGCAAATCATCGAGGCCGGGACGTTCAATCACCTCGACGATACATTGCGTGGTGCTTATAAGTGGCGCGTGCTGCCGGGGCGACCTACCGGACACATTCGCGCCCCGCATTTGATCCGTCGTAGTGAGTGGGGCGCGCGCCCTTTTATAGGTGCGCCCTCGCCGCAACCCTATTACGAGTATGAGACCTTTCATCATACGGCTGGTTTTGCGCCCCGCACTTACAGCGAGGGCATTCAAGAAGTGCGCAACATCCAGCGGTTTCATCAGGACGTCCGTGGATGGAGCGACATTGGCTACCATTTTCTCTTAGATCTGGAGGGACGAATTTACCAGGGACGCCCGTTTGCTGATGAACGCATCCCTTTTGACCAGGGCCCCCCGCTCGTGATCGGGGCGCATGTGGGGGGGCACAATACGGGCAATATCGGGGTAGCCATTATGGGATGCTTTCACCCTCCAGAAGGAGGGCATTGCCTCGATCAGCTAACGCCTGCCGCCCGCGATTCGTTGGTCTTGCTATTGGCCTATCTGATTGATACCTATGGCATTGATCCGGCGCACATTCTGGGACACCGCGAGTGGCCTTCGGCCTCAACTGCCTGTCCAGGCGATAATAATATGGCCCTGTTGCCTGCTATTCGTCAGGAGGTAGCTGCCTTGCTTGAGCGGGGTACCCGGCGTCCGGCAGACGTTATAACGGAGATAACAGTTGATGCAGATGGGGTTGTGCGTCTTCGCTGGCAGTTTGTGGCGGTTTACAACGCGCAGCGGCTGGCGATTGTGCGGCTGGCGGGATCGCGGGCAGATACTGTCTATCAAACCACGGAGCTGGAATCTGGAGAATTTGCAGATGGGATGGCTCCGTCAGCAGCACAGTTGGTTTATCAGTTTGTAGTGGTTTCGGATACTGGATATCCATTTGTTTTGCAGGAGGATACAGTTCGACTGCCGTACTATACCGACTGGCTGCGGGTGGTTGCTTTTCCGTCGCCTTTTACCGAGCGCGTGCAATTGCGCTACTATGTGCGCACGACGGCCTGGGTGGAGGCTGATTTGTACGATGTGCTGGGACGTCGGGTGCGTCTGCTAATGCGCGAATATGCCTCAGGCGGCTGGCATGGTCTTTCATTTTCGCTGCCTGACGTTCCGGCGGGCGTATACTTTGTCCATTTTCGAGCCAGTCTCCTTGGCAACCGCCAGTTCACGAAGGTATTGCCGGTTATCTACGCCGGGACTCGATAG
- a CDS encoding PorV/PorQ family protein, whose translation MAAWAQLSNEGPARATITKVGTTSAQFLKLGVGARPLALGGAYVAMGTDLPALYWNVAGLAWFRGGAAQFTHTNYLAGISYDVALVAISLGAAGSIGAGLYYLNSGEMLVRTVEEPEGTGERFSVQSLALQLSYARRLTDRFSLGGSIKYIRETIWHSSASAVAVDIGVRFITPFERLVIGASIANFGPKMRMDGRDIYFSVDPDPQNQGNVEVVNAAYLLDAYDLPLLFRFGVAFTAFENQDVRLLLMTDAAHPNDNTEYVNVGAEINLRDLLAFRIGYKNAFERDGEQGLTLGGGLTLVSAGLRAHFDFAHASFGRLGSTQWISVGIAF comes from the coding sequence GTGGCTGCATGGGCCCAGTTGTCCAACGAAGGGCCAGCGCGGGCTACCATTACCAAGGTGGGAACCACCAGTGCGCAGTTTCTGAAGCTGGGGGTGGGGGCGCGTCCGCTGGCCCTGGGAGGCGCCTATGTGGCCATGGGGACCGACCTGCCTGCACTCTACTGGAATGTAGCCGGACTGGCGTGGTTTCGCGGAGGAGCTGCCCAGTTTACACATACCAATTACCTGGCGGGCATCTCGTATGACGTAGCGCTCGTGGCTATTTCGCTGGGCGCTGCTGGCTCGATTGGCGCCGGACTGTATTACCTGAACTCCGGCGAAATGCTGGTGCGCACCGTGGAAGAACCGGAGGGAACAGGCGAACGCTTCTCGGTCCAGAGTCTGGCGCTCCAGCTCTCCTACGCCCGGCGCCTGACCGATCGCTTTTCTCTGGGAGGATCCATTAAATACATCCGGGAGACGATCTGGCACAGCAGCGCTTCAGCCGTAGCGGTAGACATCGGGGTTCGCTTCATTACGCCGTTTGAGCGGTTGGTTATCGGGGCCAGCATTGCGAACTTTGGTCCCAAGATGCGCATGGATGGCCGGGATATCTACTTTAGCGTGGATCCGGACCCACAGAACCAGGGGAACGTGGAGGTGGTCAACGCAGCCTATCTGCTGGATGCCTATGATCTACCGCTGCTGTTTCGTTTCGGCGTGGCCTTTACAGCTTTTGAAAACCAGGATGTCCGGCTCCTGTTGATGACAGACGCTGCTCACCCGAACGACAATACAGAGTATGTGAACGTTGGAGCCGAAATCAATCTACGCGACCTGCTGGCCTTCCGCATTGGATATAAAAATGCCTTTGAACGCGATGGCGAGCAGGGGTTGACCCTGGGCGGTGGGCTAACGCTGGTATCTGCCGGGCTGCGCGCTCACTTTGACTTTGCCCATGCCAGCTTTGGCCGGCTGGGGTCAACGCAGTGGATCAGTGTGGGCATTGCTTTCTGA
- a CDS encoding TonB-dependent receptor — MTGKHGLLLGLLVVLAFPGWAQTGKLAGYVWDAETGAPLIGATVYIEETGQGAVTDIQGYYVVLNLRPGVYTVRFSYVGYETVRYTNVRIISDQTRTLEVRLKPAAVTGEEVVVTAERPLVQRDLTSFRKTVVAEEIQALPVESFLDVLALQAGVNRGPSGELHIRGGRSTEIAYLVDGLSVGNPFNANGLATEVATNAIQELTVISGTFNAEYGQAMSGIVNVVTKEGGEKLEGTFSLYAGDYLTRHGDIFYIPPGIQRNTTTIEGTLGGPVPLTRKKLRFFFSARRDHSLGHLWGIREHLPSDSANFNVNPWYYEIQGRPWTAYGDSLPVPRERVPMNPRTSSNLLLKLTARPFQTVKVEYTHLRDWARRKPFVFVYRFNPDGVVTYRDWSRNHALHITHTLSSRTFYTIRLSYATHSFRSYLYKDPTDPRYVSDGRIIGFPGNQFLFGGDQKDHVYEDSRSWRAKVDITHQFGRIHQAKAGIDWNVHFLSRENFVVLYDGNQYRQPTVPPLESPAHDRYRNRRVLIWSAYVQDKMEFEQFIVNAGIRFDYFWPEGEYIPNLLDPLGPRRRSRPRYRFSPRLGISFPITETGFIHLSYGHFYQMPPLRNIYINPEFEFGVGTTPTFGNANLRPERTVMYEIGLQQQLGARVAIDVTVYYKDIRDYLTLQTVQFRTASDPLYRIYLNKDYANVKGLTFSLTKRRGPRDPLAVSLDYTFQIAEGNRDDANAFYFNFLSGRETPLELVPLDFDQRHVVSGSVTYGAANWGVSLKGQFSTGYPYTPELINQKVDLKPNSARKPSQLTVDLYAYRTFKLGPVSLQLFTRVYNLFDRLNERFVFNDTGRATYSLARYRNLHATWEPHYGKPGIHTLEEYLTRPHWFGPPREVRVGMSLAF; from the coding sequence ATGACAGGAAAGCACGGGTTGCTACTGGGACTGCTGGTTGTACTGGCATTTCCGGGATGGGCCCAGACCGGAAAACTGGCGGGCTACGTGTGGGACGCCGAAACCGGCGCGCCGCTTATCGGCGCAACCGTCTATATTGAAGAGACGGGCCAGGGCGCTGTTACTGACATCCAGGGCTATTATGTGGTGCTTAATCTGCGGCCCGGCGTCTATACCGTACGTTTCTCCTACGTAGGGTATGAAACCGTACGCTACACAAACGTGCGCATCATCTCGGATCAAACCCGAACGCTTGAAGTGCGCCTCAAACCCGCCGCCGTCACAGGGGAAGAGGTCGTAGTTACGGCAGAGCGTCCTCTGGTCCAGCGCGATCTCACGTCCTTTCGTAAAACCGTCGTGGCCGAAGAAATTCAGGCCCTGCCGGTCGAAAGCTTTCTGGACGTGCTGGCCCTGCAGGCCGGGGTAAACCGCGGCCCCTCTGGCGAACTCCATATCCGCGGCGGACGAAGCACCGAAATTGCGTACCTCGTCGATGGGCTGTCAGTAGGCAACCCCTTCAATGCCAACGGACTCGCCACGGAAGTGGCCACCAATGCTATTCAGGAATTGACCGTCATCTCCGGCACGTTCAATGCGGAGTACGGACAAGCCATGTCGGGAATCGTCAACGTGGTAACCAAGGAGGGCGGTGAAAAACTGGAGGGGACCTTTAGCCTCTATGCCGGCGACTATCTCACGCGACATGGCGACATCTTCTATATACCTCCGGGCATTCAACGAAACACTACCACTATTGAAGGCACGCTGGGTGGCCCTGTGCCGCTGACTCGAAAAAAACTGCGCTTCTTTTTCTCGGCCAGACGCGACCATTCGTTAGGCCACCTCTGGGGCATCCGGGAGCATCTACCATCCGACTCGGCCAACTTCAACGTCAACCCCTGGTACTACGAAATTCAGGGACGCCCCTGGACTGCCTATGGAGACTCGCTACCCGTGCCTCGTGAACGCGTGCCCATGAATCCCCGCACCAGCTCAAACCTACTCCTCAAACTTACAGCCCGCCCCTTCCAGACTGTGAAGGTCGAGTACACCCACCTGCGAGACTGGGCCCGGCGCAAACCCTTCGTCTTTGTCTATCGCTTCAACCCGGATGGCGTCGTTACCTACCGGGACTGGAGCCGCAATCATGCCCTCCACATCACGCATACGCTCTCATCGCGCACGTTCTATACCATTCGGCTCTCCTATGCCACGCACTCTTTCCGGTCGTATCTGTATAAAGATCCCACCGACCCCCGCTACGTGTCAGACGGACGGATCATTGGTTTTCCCGGCAATCAGTTTCTCTTTGGAGGAGATCAGAAAGATCATGTGTATGAGGATAGCCGTTCCTGGCGCGCCAAAGTAGACATCACCCATCAGTTCGGACGTATCCATCAGGCTAAAGCAGGCATCGACTGGAACGTCCACTTCCTCTCACGCGAAAACTTCGTGGTGCTCTACGATGGCAACCAGTATCGCCAGCCCACCGTACCCCCTCTTGAGTCGCCGGCCCATGATCGCTATCGGAACCGCCGCGTGCTTATCTGGAGCGCCTATGTCCAGGACAAAATGGAATTTGAGCAGTTTATTGTGAACGCCGGCATTCGCTTCGACTACTTCTGGCCTGAAGGCGAATACATCCCCAATTTGCTGGATCCACTGGGACCGCGCCGGCGCTCGCGGCCCCGGTATCGGTTCAGCCCACGGCTGGGCATCTCGTTTCCGATCACGGAGACGGGCTTTATCCACCTGTCCTACGGGCATTTTTACCAGATGCCGCCGCTGCGCAATATTTACATCAACCCGGAGTTTGAATTCGGCGTAGGCACCACCCCGACGTTTGGCAACGCCAACCTGCGGCCTGAGCGTACGGTAATGTACGAGATCGGCCTGCAGCAACAGTTGGGAGCGCGGGTGGCCATCGACGTTACCGTCTACTACAAGGACATCCGGGATTACCTTACGCTGCAGACCGTCCAGTTCCGAACAGCCAGCGACCCGCTTTATCGCATCTATCTGAACAAAGACTACGCAAACGTCAAGGGGCTGACATTCTCGCTGACCAAACGACGTGGCCCCCGGGACCCACTGGCCGTCTCGCTCGACTACACGTTCCAGATCGCTGAGGGTAACCGGGACGATGCCAATGCCTTCTACTTCAACTTCCTGTCCGGACGTGAAACACCCCTGGAACTGGTACCGCTGGATTTTGACCAGCGCCACGTGGTCTCTGGCTCCGTAACCTATGGAGCCGCAAACTGGGGCGTCAGCCTCAAGGGACAGTTCTCGACCGGCTACCCGTACACGCCTGAGCTCATCAACCAAAAGGTTGACCTCAAACCAAACAGCGCGCGTAAACCGTCACAGCTTACCGTGGACCTGTACGCTTACCGGACCTTCAAGCTGGGGCCGGTTTCATTACAGCTTTTTACGCGCGTCTACAACCTGTTTGACCGACTCAACGAACGATTTGTCTTCAACGATACAGGACGCGCTACCTACTCGCTGGCGCGCTACCGTAACCTGCACGCTACCTGGGAGCCGCACTACGGCAAACCGGGCATCCATACGCTTGAGGAGTACCTGACCCGCCCTCACTGGTTTGGACCACCGCGCGAAGTGCGCGTAGGAATGTCCCTGGCCTTCTAA